The following proteins are encoded in a genomic region of Rissa tridactyla isolate bRisTri1 chromosome 5, bRisTri1.patW.cur.20221130, whole genome shotgun sequence:
- the SPP1 gene encoding osteopontin: protein MKVEILCLCLISITAAWPVSKSKQHAISASSEEKYDHRGHHSHRYHHHHHHHGNSQFWERLQHPQNDLASPQQTLYSSEESVDDPVQPHFPDVSSKSHEDVDDDDDDNDSNDTDESDEVVTSFPTDIPVTVPFPPFPFTRGDNAGRGDSVAYRMRAKAAMVKSSKLRKAAKKFIVYDATEDDDSALDADSQQAGLSREDSAARRSLEKHAISREWPDKSHEQDSSELDSQQRYRSVENDSRQKFDSHEAEGHDSKASIRGDSHQSMESRESQVRVSAEIPDDNSNQTLESAEDAQDHHSVENNEVTL, encoded by the exons ATGAAGGTGGAAATTCTGTGTTTATGCCTTATCAGCATCACCGCTGCATGGCCA GTGAGTAAATCCAAGCAGCATGCCATTTCTGccagctctgaagaaaaatat GACCACAGAGGCCATCACTCACACAgatatcatcatcatcaccaccaccatggGAATTCTCAGTTTtgggagaggctgcagcaccCACAGAATGACCTGGCGTCACCTCAGCAG ACTCTCTACTCTTCAGAAGAAAGCGTGGATGACCCAGTACAACCG CACTTCCCTGATGTGTCAAGCAAGAGCCATGAAGATGTGGATGATGACGATGACGATAACGACTCCAATGACACGGATGAATCCGATGAGGTTGTCACGAGTTTTCCCACAGACATTCCAGTAACAGtacccttccctcctttcccttttaCCCGGGGAGACAACGCTGGCAGAGGCGACAGCGTGGCCTACAGGATGAGGGCAAAAGCCGCAATGGTGAAGTCTAGCAAGCTCCGCAAAGCTGCAAAAAAG TTCATTGTGTATGATGCCACCGAGGATGATGACAGCGCCCTTGATGCAGACAGCCAGCAAGCAGGGCTGTCCCGGGAGGATTCTGCTGCCCGCCGCTCCCTGGAGAAGCATGCCATCAGCAGGGAATGGCCTGACAAGAGCCACGAGCAGGACAGCAGTGAGCTGGACAGCCAGCAGCGTTATCGGAGCGTGGAAAACGACAGCCGGCAGAAATTCGACAGCCATGAGGCGGAAGGACATGATAGCAAGGCTAGTATCAGAGGGGATAGCCACCAGAGCATGGAAAGCAGGGAGAGTCAGGTTCGTGTTTCAGCTGAGATCCCCGACGATAACAGCAATCAAACATTGGAGAGTGCCGAGGATGCTCAAGATCATCACAGCGTTGAAAATAACGAAGTCACCCTTTAA